Proteins from one Pseudostreptobacillus hongkongensis genomic window:
- the rpsI gene encoding 30S ribosomal protein S9: MSLRYLGTGRRKTSVARVILVPGETGIVINGKDMREFFTGREILAKIVEQPLELTSTLNKFGVRVNVHGGGNTGQAGAIRLGIARALVLNDESLKPALREAGFLTRDSRMVERKKYGKKKARRSPQFSKR; encoded by the coding sequence ATGAGTTTAAGATATTTAGGAACAGGTAGAAGAAAAACTTCAGTAGCAAGAGTTATATTAGTACCAGGAGAAACAGGAATAGTAATCAATGGAAAAGATATGAGAGAATTCTTTACAGGAAGAGAAATTTTAGCTAAAATAGTTGAACAACCATTAGAATTAACATCTACATTAAATAAATTTGGTGTAAGAGTTAATGTACACGGTGGTGGAAATACTGGACAAGCAGGAGCAATCAGATTAGGTATTGCTAGAGCATTAGTTTTAAATGATGAATCATTAAAACCTGCTTTAAGAGAAGCTGGATTCTTAACAAGAGATTCACGTATGGTTGAAAGAAAGAAATACGGGAAGAAAAAAGCAAGAAGAAGCCCACAATTCTCAAAAAGATAA
- a CDS encoding anaerobic sulfatase maturase — MRRALNLLIKPYSSGCNLRCKYCFYHDVADNRIVRNYGPMKFDVLEKLVKEAFEYSESMVNFIFQGGEPTLVGIEYYNKLHEFIEMYNTKNIKTSFFMQTNGTLLNSKWMELFKKNNYLIGISLDGYKEIHDVFRKSARNKGTFDQVMKATELLKFNKIDFNILCVINKLVAQNGKIVYRFFKENDFRYMQFIPCIDNFNKPGQEDYTLTAEDYGVFLNDIFELWYEDFKRGDFISIRYFDNLIRILYGGHPESCDMMGFCSVNSVVESNGDVYPCDFYVLDEYKLGNITEEPFEKILFNQKAADFYISSLKKSDRCKSCKYLKICRGGCRRYKELDENTKQYENKFCAAYKSFLDKNLERLIEIVNITKKIREENIKNA; from the coding sequence ATGAGACGAGCACTAAACTTATTAATAAAGCCTTATTCAAGTGGTTGTAATTTAAGATGTAAGTATTGTTTTTACCATGATGTTGCAGATAATAGAATAGTTAGAAATTATGGACCTATGAAATTTGATGTTTTAGAAAAGTTAGTAAAAGAAGCATTTGAATATTCAGAAAGTATGGTTAATTTTATATTTCAAGGAGGTGAACCGACACTAGTTGGAATAGAGTATTATAATAAATTACATGAATTTATAGAAATGTATAATACTAAAAATATAAAGACATCATTTTTTATGCAGACTAATGGGACTTTATTAAATAGTAAGTGGATGGAATTATTTAAAAAGAATAATTATCTTATAGGTATATCTTTAGATGGATATAAAGAAATACATGATGTTTTTAGAAAAAGTGCAAGAAATAAAGGAACCTTTGATCAGGTAATGAAAGCAACTGAATTATTAAAGTTTAATAAAATAGATTTTAATATTTTGTGTGTTATAAATAAGTTGGTTGCTCAAAACGGGAAAATAGTTTATAGGTTTTTTAAAGAGAATGATTTTAGATATATGCAATTTATACCTTGTATTGATAATTTTAATAAACCAGGACAAGAAGATTATACATTAACAGCAGAAGATTATGGCGTGTTTTTAAATGATATATTTGAGTTATGGTATGAAGATTTTAAAAGAGGAGATTTTATAAGCATAAGGTATTTTGATAATCTAATAAGAATTCTTTATGGAGGTCATCCTGAATCCTGTGATATGATGGGATTTTGTAGTGTAAATAGTGTTGTAGAATCAAATGGCGATGTATATCCTTGTGATTTTTATGTTTTAGATGAATATAAATTAGGAAATATTACTGAAGAACCTTTTGAAAAGATATTGTTTAATCAAAAAGCAGCCGATTTCTATATATCTTCTTTGAAAAAAAGTGATAGATGTAAAAGTTGTAAATATTTAAAGATATGTAGAGGAGGATGTAGAAGATATAAAGAACTTGATGAGAATACAAAACAATATGAAAATAAATTTTGTGCAGCATATAAATCTTTTTTAGATAAAAATTTAGAAAGACTAATTGAAATAGTTAATATAACTAAAAAAATAAGAGAAGAAAATATTAAAAATGCATAA
- a CDS encoding replication initiation protein yields the protein MKQYRNTGFWYVDIEEFRRLLDIPEKYIISKIDEKVLKPIKEELKEYNLKVEKKYKSSGARPKVVGFKFRFDKEKAKKYLIEIRLKSL from the coding sequence ATGAAGCAGTATAGAAACACTGGTTTCTGGTATGTTGATATAGAAGAATTTAGAAGATTGTTAGACATACCAGAAAAATACATAATAAGTAAAATAGATGAAAAAGTTTTAAAACCTATCAAAGAAGAACTTAAAGAGTATAATCTTAAAGTTGAAAAGAAATATAAATCTAGTGGTGCTAGGCCTAAAGTAGTAGGGTTTAAGTTTAGATTTGATAAAGAGAAAGCCAAAAAGTATTTGATAGAAATAAGGTTGAAGAGTTTATAA
- the rplM gene encoding 50S ribosomal protein L13, which yields MNKDTKMLKKEEVVRNWHLVDAEGLVLGKVAVEIAKKLMGKDKVNYTPHVDGGDYVVVVNAEKIAVTGKKLTDKKYYRHSGFPGGLKTRNLEEMLAKKPTDVLRKAVERMLPKNKLGRQMINRLKLNVGPTHSNEAQKPTKLEI from the coding sequence GTGAATAAAGATACAAAAATGTTAAAAAAAGAAGAAGTAGTAAGAAATTGGCATTTAGTTGATGCTGAAGGATTAGTACTTGGAAAAGTAGCAGTAGAAATTGCTAAAAAATTAATGGGTAAAGATAAAGTAAATTATACACCTCACGTTGATGGTGGAGATTACGTTGTTGTAGTAAATGCTGAAAAAATTGCTGTAACAGGTAAAAAATTAACAGATAAAAAATACTACAGACATAGTGGATTCCCTGGTGGATTAAAAACTAGAAATTTAGAAGAAATGCTTGCTAAAAAACCAACTGATGTTTTAAGAAAAGCTGTTGAAAGAATGCTTCCAAAAAACAAATTAGGAAGACAAATGATTAATAGATTAAAACTAAATGTAGGACCAACTCATTCAAATGAAGCTCAAAAACCTACAAAGTTGGAAATATAG
- a CDS encoding sulfatase-like hydrolase/transferase, with translation MKKNNVILIIADDLGEWALGCYGNKDAITPNIDRLAKNGKIFENFFCVSPVCSPARASIFTGRIPSQHGIHDWLDEWENGTTTEDYLQGQSTFVDILSKNKYICCMSGKWHMGLADTPQKGFEHWYSHQKGGGPYYGAPMYKDGELIYEEEYITDKITDYAIEFLNKTYEDENSFFLSINYTAPHSPWDSRNHQKEFLKLYDGCKFESCPREPYHPWKISETFEGSEEERINILKGYFAALTSMDANIGRVLKTLEEKKILEDTLIIFTSDNGMNMGHHGIFGKGNGTSPLNMYDTSVKVPFIVYKEGKTNSELVDNVLSHYDIRSTLLEYLEIEDNKDDKVNYPGKSFVDILNNESINDDESVVIYDEYGPTRMIRNRKYKYIHRYPDGPYEFYDLEKDPNENINEIDNEIYYEVIDKMRLELEEWFLDHINKEIDGATLPIYGGGQKKLAGKWGNYSRDSFGKYRSKFIFSGDNKTR, from the coding sequence ATGAAAAAAAATAATGTTATATTAATTATTGCAGATGATTTAGGGGAATGGGCATTAGGTTGTTATGGTAATAAAGATGCCATTACACCTAATATAGATAGATTAGCAAAAAATGGGAAAATATTTGAAAATTTCTTTTGTGTATCTCCTGTATGTTCTCCAGCACGTGCTTCTATATTTACAGGAAGAATACCTTCACAACACGGTATACATGATTGGCTTGATGAATGGGAGAATGGAACAACAACAGAAGATTATTTACAAGGACAATCAACATTTGTAGATATTTTATCAAAAAATAAATATATTTGTTGTATGAGTGGTAAGTGGCATATGGGACTTGCAGATACACCTCAAAAAGGATTTGAACATTGGTATTCTCATCAAAAGGGAGGAGGTCCTTATTATGGAGCTCCTATGTATAAAGATGGAGAGTTAATTTATGAAGAAGAGTATATAACTGATAAAATAACTGATTATGCAATAGAATTTTTAAATAAAACATATGAAGATGAAAATTCTTTCTTCTTAAGTATTAACTATACAGCTCCACATTCACCATGGGATAGTAGAAATCATCAAAAAGAATTTCTAAAATTATATGATGGTTGTAAATTTGAATCGTGTCCAAGAGAACCGTATCATCCTTGGAAAATTTCAGAAACTTTTGAAGGTAGTGAAGAAGAAAGAATAAATATTTTAAAAGGATATTTTGCAGCACTGACTTCAATGGATGCAAATATTGGGAGGGTATTAAAAACATTAGAAGAAAAAAAGATTCTAGAAGATACTTTAATTATATTTACTAGTGATAATGGAATGAATATGGGTCACCATGGAATATTTGGTAAAGGAAATGGTACAAGTCCTTTAAATATGTATGATACATCTGTTAAAGTTCCTTTTATAGTGTATAAGGAAGGTAAAACTAATTCTGAACTTGTAGATAATGTATTAAGTCATTATGATATTAGATCAACATTATTAGAATATTTAGAAATAGAGGATAATAAAGATGATAAAGTTAATTATCCGGGTAAAAGTTTTGTTGATATTTTAAATAATGAGTCTATTAACGATGATGAAAGTGTTGTTATATATGATGAATATGGACCTACAAGGATGATAAGAAATAGGAAATATAAATATATTCATAGATATCCAGATGGACCTTATGAATTTTATGATCTTGAAAAAGATCCTAATGAAAATATAAATGAAATTGATAATGAAATATATTATGAAGTTATTGATAAAATGAGATTAGAACTTGAAGAATGGTTTTTAGATCATATTAATAAGGAAATTGATGGAGCAACATTGCCTATTTATGGAGGAGGTCAAAAGAAACTTGCGGGTAAATGGGGAAATTATTCTAGAGATAGTTTTGGTAAATATCGTTCTAAATTTATATTTTCTGGAGATAATAAAACAAGATAA
- a CDS encoding ABC transporter permease, with translation MKLKSKFNRDQLSLYLLLLPFIIWYAVFVYKPMYGLLIAFKDYSLFKGISGSDWVGFKNFTEFLTSPYFYVTLKNTLMINIYSLFLEFPFAIIIALMLNEVKNKLFKSFVQTASFIPYFIAAVVAVGIATNILSPSTGVINLMLEKMGFEKVYFLSKPEYFRGIFTGLNMWKNTGFNAVIYLAALTTIDEQLYEAAKIDGANKFKQLRYITIPGIIPTIVIMLVLKVGSMLNVAFETVLLLYQPATYSTSDVISTYVYRTGMLQQDFGLATAVGLFNALVGFILVYTANKWSKKVSSSSLW, from the coding sequence ATGAAGTTAAAAAGCAAATTTAATAGAGATCAGCTTTCTTTGTATTTGTTATTGTTACCTTTTATTATATGGTATGCAGTATTTGTATATAAACCTATGTATGGACTTTTAATAGCTTTTAAAGATTACAGTTTATTTAAAGGTATATCGGGAAGTGACTGGGTTGGATTTAAGAATTTTACTGAATTTTTAACAAGTCCATATTTCTATGTGACTTTAAAAAATACACTTATGATAAATATTTATAGTTTATTTTTAGAATTTCCTTTTGCAATTATAATAGCATTAATGCTTAATGAAGTTAAAAATAAATTATTTAAATCTTTTGTACAAACTGCTTCTTTTATACCCTATTTTATAGCAGCTGTAGTTGCTGTAGGTATAGCAACAAATATTTTATCTCCAAGTACTGGAGTAATTAATTTAATGTTAGAAAAAATGGGATTTGAAAAAGTGTATTTTTTATCTAAACCTGAATATTTTAGGGGTATATTTACAGGACTTAATATGTGGAAAAACACAGGATTTAATGCTGTTATATATTTAGCTGCTCTTACTACAATTGATGAACAGTTATATGAAGCTGCAAAAATTGATGGTGCAAATAAATTTAAACAACTAAGATATATAACTATACCAGGTATAATACCTACTATTGTAATTATGTTAGTTTTAAAAGTTGGAAGTATGTTAAATGTTGCATTTGAAACAGTATTATTACTTTATCAACCAGCAACTTATTCTACATCTGATGTTATAAGCACTTATGTATATAGAACAGGTATGTTGCAACAAGATTTTGGTCTTGCAACAGCAGTAGGTTTATTTAATGCACTTGTAGGATTTATACTTGTTTATACTGCTAATAAATGGAGTAAAAAAGTATCTAGCTCAAGTTTATGGTAA
- a CDS encoding IS30 family transposase yields MDPNPKLAKRKFYVNFSLQTLYNYINKNIFEFMGYKKENNKIIYKSKKEKVHNKKVEKLGGVSIKERPLEINKREELGHWEIDSVIATRVGANKSILTLTERVSRLNIVRIINSKTNENVVKELKKIIKSKKYLIKSITSDNGTEFANVKEIAKLGVIWYFAHPYCSNERGSNEANNKFVRRFLPKGVSMDNITKKEVKEIQNFMNNYPRKIFNSSTSQNIYDSALNLI; encoded by the coding sequence ATAGATCCTAATCCTAAATTAGCTAAAAGGAAATTTTACGTTAATTTTTCTTTGCAAACTCTATACAATTACATAAATAAAAATATTTTTGAATTTATGGGTTATAAAAAAGAGAATAATAAAATAATATATAAAAGCAAAAAAGAAAAAGTTCATAATAAAAAAGTTGAAAAATTAGGTGGAGTAAGTATAAAAGAAAGACCTCTAGAAATTAACAAAAGAGAAGAACTTGGACATTGGGAAATTGATTCTGTTATAGCTACTAGAGTTGGTGCTAATAAATCTATTTTAACACTTACTGAAAGAGTTTCTAGATTAAATATTGTTAGAATTATTAATTCAAAAACTAATGAAAATGTAGTCAAAGAATTAAAGAAAATTATAAAGTCTAAAAAATATCTTATTAAATCTATTACTTCTGATAATGGAACTGAATTTGCTAACGTTAAAGAAATTGCTAAGTTAGGTGTTATTTGGTATTTTGCTCATCCTTATTGTTCTAATGAAAGAGGTAGTAATGAGGCTAATAACAAATTTGTAAGAAGATTTTTACCTAAAGGGGTATCTATGGATAATATAACAAAAAAAGAAGTTAAAGAAATTCAAAATTTTATGAATAACTATCCAAGAAAAATTTTTAATTCTTCAACTTCTCAAAACATTTATGATAGTGCTTTAAATCTAATTTAA
- a CDS encoding carbohydrate ABC transporter permease has translation MKIRKGIDEKIFYTLNYILLTIFAVMFLYPIVYVFSASFSKPYFIEIGAVTLFPKGFNFEAFKSAAAIPGIWRAYGNSIFITVVGTTVSMLFTITGAYVLSKPELKFRKVVIILVVITMWFDPGMIPKYLNFRDLGLINSYSGVILGFAINTFNVIILKTFFESVPKSLEESARIDGASHFKIMTHIYLPLSTSAITTVSLFYAISRWNGYFWTMVLLTDDKKAPLQVFLKKLIVEKSMAGEASQLITPESLTSPQTIIYAVIVLSLVPILLIYPFIQKFFKKGVAIGAVKG, from the coding sequence ATGAAGATAAGAAAAGGAATTGATGAGAAGATATTTTATACGTTAAACTATATCCTATTAACTATTTTTGCTGTAATGTTCCTGTATCCTATAGTATATGTGTTTTCTGCATCATTTAGTAAACCATATTTTATAGAAATTGGAGCAGTTACTTTGTTTCCTAAAGGATTTAATTTTGAAGCATTTAAAAGTGCAGCAGCAATTCCTGGTATATGGAGAGCGTATGGGAATTCTATATTTATAACTGTTGTTGGGACTACAGTAAGTATGTTATTTACAATAACAGGTGCATATGTTTTATCAAAACCTGAATTAAAATTTAGAAAAGTAGTAATTATTTTAGTTGTTATAACAATGTGGTTTGATCCTGGAATGATACCTAAGTATTTAAACTTTAGAGATTTAGGATTAATAAATAGTTATAGTGGAGTAATATTAGGATTTGCAATAAACACATTTAATGTAATAATTTTAAAGACATTTTTTGAATCTGTACCTAAATCTTTAGAAGAATCAGCAAGAATTGATGGGGCTTCACATTTTAAGATAATGACACATATATATTTACCATTATCAACTTCAGCAATAACAACAGTTTCATTATTTTATGCTATATCACGTTGGAATGGATATTTCTGGACTATGGTATTGCTTACTGATGATAAAAAAGCTCCATTACAAGTATTTTTGAAAAAATTAATAGTTGAAAAAAGTATGGCAGGAGAAGCATCACAATTAATAACACCTGAAAGTCTTACTTCTCCTCAAACAATAATATATGCAGTAATAGTATTATCGCTTGTACCTATATTATTAATATATCCATTTATTCAAAAATTCTTTAAGAAAGGTGTAGCAATAGGGGCAGTAAAAGGATAA